One Carassius carassius chromosome 28, fCarCar2.1, whole genome shotgun sequence genomic window carries:
- the LOC132107785 gene encoding suppressor of tumorigenicity 14 protein homolog isoform X2: protein MSSAVFKQGGNGRHEQVSFLTNERKMAPARKRGIAVGVFIALLVVAAVVGFLVWLFVVRSKELEKEALRKRSSSTLVYSGQMKLLKPEYSPVYENLDSAEFQQVARELEGIMNDTFTRDPLLSKYYTKSVITGFSEGTLAYHWSQFDVPEADQEIVQELTEERVVEALRRSIQQEGRHVGSIAVSASNITASFTDPRMARDPRSKTCFYSLMADTTNKEFTSPGHPGRYPANSRCQWQIRAPKGYAIIVKFRTFHTEDDCANDYVAIYDSLSPDNTHIITKQCGLRPPTNPLEVVSSGNLMLVNLITDKVQKPGFIAVYTAIPAIAGSCGASLTAPTGNFTSPHFPSFYPPLVDCSWNIKVLDGRKIKLEFNMFRVKELGVDTSICQKDFIEVLGKKYCGEKGILVLSSTTNTLEVKFHSDESYTDKGFMIIYSSFDPVNPCPGQFACTSGYCLKKEQHCDGWSDCEDMSDEKNCSCENEQFTCRNGLCRPQFFVCDRANDCGDNSDEEHCDCGRAEERCGDGTCIPQELKCDGKNDCADGSDEVSCVSSAVICNEFSFKCKDSNCVSKVNAECDRDVDCSDGSDEQGCDCGVRPYKHNRIVGGQNADVGEWPWQVSLHFQTSGHVCGASIISNNWLLSAAHCFIQSDPAYKQISSWLTYSGLRDQNIQNSVQKRSLKTIITHPKYDSMTYDYDISVLELSDPLNFTNTVHPICLPASTHVFWAGSSCFVTGWGTLREDGNVAQILQKAEVKVINDTVCNMVTEGQVTSRMMCSGYLTGGVDACQGDSGGPLVCRSDVGKWFQAGIVSWGEGCARRNKPGVYTRVTKLRDWIREITTI, encoded by the exons GGAGGGAACGGGCGTCATGAGCAGGTCAGCTTCCTGACGAATGAACGGAAGATGGCACCGGCACGGAAGAGGGGCATTGCCGTGGGGGTTTTCATTGCCCTGTTGGTAGTGGCTGCAGTGGTCGGATTTCTTGTGTGGCTCTTTGTTG TCAGGAGCAAAGAGTTGGAAAAGGAGGCCTTACGTAAACGCAGCTCATCCACACTGGTTTACAGCGGACAAATGAAGCTTCTCAAACCCGAGTACAGCCCAGTATACGAGAATCTTGACAGTGCAGAATTCCAACAAGTGGCAAGGGAGTTGGAAGGAATT atgaacgATACATTCACCAGAGATCCTCTCCTTTCCAAATACTATACCAAGTCTGTCATCACTGGCTTCAG TGAAGGAACCTTAGCGTATCATTGGTCTCAATTTGACGTTCCTGAGGCGGACCAAGAGATCGTCCAAGAGCTGACAGAGGAGCGCGTGGTCGAGGCTCTGCGGAGGAGCATCCAGCAGGAGGGCAGACATGTCGGGAGCATTGCAGTCTCTGCCAGCAACATCACTGCTTCAT tcaCAGACCCTCGGATGGCCAGGGACCCCAGATCCA AGACCTGCTTTTACAGTCTCATGGCTGACACCACCAACAAAGAATTTACATCTCCGGGACACCCTGGGAGATACCCAGCTAACTCCCGATGCCAGTGGCAGATCCGCGCTCCTAAAGGTTACGCCATCATTGTCAAGTTCAGGACCTTCCACACAGAGGATGACTGTGCCAATGATTATGTAGCCATCTATGACTCGCTCAGTCCTGACAACACGCATATTATCACAAA acagtgtggacTTCGACCTCCTACAAATCCCCTTGAGGTAGTTTCTTCTGGTAACCTCATGCTCGTCAACCTAATCACAGATAAGGTCCAGAAACCTGGATTCATAGCGGTTTACACTGCCATTCCCGCTATAGCTG GGAGCTGTGGAGCATCTCTGACTGCACCCACTGGAAACTTCACCTCTCCTCATTTTCCTAGTTTCTATCCTCCTTTGGTGGACTGCAGCTGGAATATCAAA GTCCTTGATGGCAGAAAGATAAAGCTTGAGTTCAATATGTTCCGTGTGAAGGAGCTGGGGGTGGACACTAGCATCTGTCAGAAAGACTTCATAGAGGTGTTGGGTAAAAA GTATTGTGGAGAGAAAGGCATACTTGTTCTCTCTAGCACCACCAATACCTTGGAAGTGAAGTTCCATTCAGATGAATCCTACACTGATAAGGGTTTCATGATCATTTACTCCTCCTTTGACCCTGTAAACC CTTGCCCTGGTCAGTTTGCGTGCACCTCTGGCTACTGCTTAAAAAAAGAGCAACACTGTGATGGGTGGAGCGACTGCGAAGACATGAGTGATGAGAAAAACTGCA GCTGTGAAAACGAACAGTTCACTTGCAGAAATGGCCTGTGTAGGCCTCAGTTCTTTGTGTGTGACAGAGCAAATGACTGTGGTGACAATAGTGATGAGGAACATTGTG ATTGTGGCAGAGCTGAGGAAAGGTGCGGGGATGGCACCTGCATCCCTCAAGAATTAAAATGCGATGGGAAAAATGACTGTGCGGATGGCAGTGATGAGGTCTCATGTGTATCAT CGGCTGTTATCTGCAATGAATTCTCCTTCAAGTGTAAAGACAGCAATTGTGTGAGCAAAGTGAATGCAGAGTGTGATCGTGATGTGGACTGCTCAGATGGTTCGGATGAGCAGGGTTGTG ACTGTGGAGTCCGGCCATACAAGCACAACCGTATTGTGGGTGGGCAGAACGCAGATGTGGGTGAATGGCCGTGGCAGGTCAGTCTACATTTCCAGACCAGCGGACACGTTTGCGGCGCATCCATCATCTCCAACAATTGGCTGCTGTCCGCTGCCCACTGCTTCATCCAGTCTGATCCAGC CTACAAACAGATATCCAGCTGGCTGACGTACAGTGGTCTGCGGGACCAGAACATCCAGAACTCCGTTCAGAAGCGCTCTTTGAAGACCATCATCACCCACCCAAAATACGACTCAATGACCTACGATTATGACATCTCAGTGCTAGAACTGAGCGATCCATTGAACTTCACCAACACCGTGCATCCCATCTGCCTTCCAGCATCGACTCACGTCTTCTGGGCCGGGAGTTCCTGCTTTGTTACGGGCTGGGGCACACTCCGAGAAGACG GAAATGTTGCACAAATCTTGCAGAAAGCAGAAGTAAAGGTGATTAATGATACAGTATGCAACATGGTGACTGAAGGTCAGGTGACCTCTAGAATGATGTGTAGCGGCTACCTCACTGGAGGAGTGGACGCTTGTCAG GGAGACTCCGGCGGTCCTCTTGTATGTCGTTCCGATGTTGGCAAATGGTTCCAGGCTGGAATAGTGAGCTGGGGAGAAGGCTGCGCTCGGCGGAACAAGCCTGGTGTCTACACACGTGTCACCAAACTGCGGGACTGGATCCGTGAAATCACAACCATATAG
- the LOC132107785 gene encoding suppressor of tumorigenicity 14 protein homolog isoform X1, producing the protein MSSAVFKQGGNGRHEQVSFLTNERKMAPARKRGIAVGVFIALLVVAAVVGFLVWLFVVRSKELEKEALRKRSSSTLVYSGQMKLLKPEYSPVYENLDSAEFQQVARELEGIMNDTFTRDPLLSKYYTKSVITGFSEGTLAYHWSQFDVPEADQEIVQELTEERVVEALRRSIQQEGRHVGSIAVSASNITASFTDPRMARDPRSKTCFYSLMADTTNKEFTSPGHPGRYPANSRCQWQIRAPKGYAIIVKFRTFHTEDDCANDYVAIYDSLSPDNTHIITKQCGLRPPTNPLEVVSSGNLMLVNLITDKVQKPGFIAVYTAIPAIAAGSCGASLTAPTGNFTSPHFPSFYPPLVDCSWNIKVLDGRKIKLEFNMFRVKELGVDTSICQKDFIEVLGKKYCGEKGILVLSSTTNTLEVKFHSDESYTDKGFMIIYSSFDPVNPCPGQFACTSGYCLKKEQHCDGWSDCEDMSDEKNCSCENEQFTCRNGLCRPQFFVCDRANDCGDNSDEEHCDCGRAEERCGDGTCIPQELKCDGKNDCADGSDEVSCVSSAVICNEFSFKCKDSNCVSKVNAECDRDVDCSDGSDEQGCDCGVRPYKHNRIVGGQNADVGEWPWQVSLHFQTSGHVCGASIISNNWLLSAAHCFIQSDPAYKQISSWLTYSGLRDQNIQNSVQKRSLKTIITHPKYDSMTYDYDISVLELSDPLNFTNTVHPICLPASTHVFWAGSSCFVTGWGTLREDGNVAQILQKAEVKVINDTVCNMVTEGQVTSRMMCSGYLTGGVDACQGDSGGPLVCRSDVGKWFQAGIVSWGEGCARRNKPGVYTRVTKLRDWIREITTI; encoded by the exons GGAGGGAACGGGCGTCATGAGCAGGTCAGCTTCCTGACGAATGAACGGAAGATGGCACCGGCACGGAAGAGGGGCATTGCCGTGGGGGTTTTCATTGCCCTGTTGGTAGTGGCTGCAGTGGTCGGATTTCTTGTGTGGCTCTTTGTTG TCAGGAGCAAAGAGTTGGAAAAGGAGGCCTTACGTAAACGCAGCTCATCCACACTGGTTTACAGCGGACAAATGAAGCTTCTCAAACCCGAGTACAGCCCAGTATACGAGAATCTTGACAGTGCAGAATTCCAACAAGTGGCAAGGGAGTTGGAAGGAATT atgaacgATACATTCACCAGAGATCCTCTCCTTTCCAAATACTATACCAAGTCTGTCATCACTGGCTTCAG TGAAGGAACCTTAGCGTATCATTGGTCTCAATTTGACGTTCCTGAGGCGGACCAAGAGATCGTCCAAGAGCTGACAGAGGAGCGCGTGGTCGAGGCTCTGCGGAGGAGCATCCAGCAGGAGGGCAGACATGTCGGGAGCATTGCAGTCTCTGCCAGCAACATCACTGCTTCAT tcaCAGACCCTCGGATGGCCAGGGACCCCAGATCCA AGACCTGCTTTTACAGTCTCATGGCTGACACCACCAACAAAGAATTTACATCTCCGGGACACCCTGGGAGATACCCAGCTAACTCCCGATGCCAGTGGCAGATCCGCGCTCCTAAAGGTTACGCCATCATTGTCAAGTTCAGGACCTTCCACACAGAGGATGACTGTGCCAATGATTATGTAGCCATCTATGACTCGCTCAGTCCTGACAACACGCATATTATCACAAA acagtgtggacTTCGACCTCCTACAAATCCCCTTGAGGTAGTTTCTTCTGGTAACCTCATGCTCGTCAACCTAATCACAGATAAGGTCCAGAAACCTGGATTCATAGCGGTTTACACTGCCATTCCCGCTATAGCTG CAGGGAGCTGTGGAGCATCTCTGACTGCACCCACTGGAAACTTCACCTCTCCTCATTTTCCTAGTTTCTATCCTCCTTTGGTGGACTGCAGCTGGAATATCAAA GTCCTTGATGGCAGAAAGATAAAGCTTGAGTTCAATATGTTCCGTGTGAAGGAGCTGGGGGTGGACACTAGCATCTGTCAGAAAGACTTCATAGAGGTGTTGGGTAAAAA GTATTGTGGAGAGAAAGGCATACTTGTTCTCTCTAGCACCACCAATACCTTGGAAGTGAAGTTCCATTCAGATGAATCCTACACTGATAAGGGTTTCATGATCATTTACTCCTCCTTTGACCCTGTAAACC CTTGCCCTGGTCAGTTTGCGTGCACCTCTGGCTACTGCTTAAAAAAAGAGCAACACTGTGATGGGTGGAGCGACTGCGAAGACATGAGTGATGAGAAAAACTGCA GCTGTGAAAACGAACAGTTCACTTGCAGAAATGGCCTGTGTAGGCCTCAGTTCTTTGTGTGTGACAGAGCAAATGACTGTGGTGACAATAGTGATGAGGAACATTGTG ATTGTGGCAGAGCTGAGGAAAGGTGCGGGGATGGCACCTGCATCCCTCAAGAATTAAAATGCGATGGGAAAAATGACTGTGCGGATGGCAGTGATGAGGTCTCATGTGTATCAT CGGCTGTTATCTGCAATGAATTCTCCTTCAAGTGTAAAGACAGCAATTGTGTGAGCAAAGTGAATGCAGAGTGTGATCGTGATGTGGACTGCTCAGATGGTTCGGATGAGCAGGGTTGTG ACTGTGGAGTCCGGCCATACAAGCACAACCGTATTGTGGGTGGGCAGAACGCAGATGTGGGTGAATGGCCGTGGCAGGTCAGTCTACATTTCCAGACCAGCGGACACGTTTGCGGCGCATCCATCATCTCCAACAATTGGCTGCTGTCCGCTGCCCACTGCTTCATCCAGTCTGATCCAGC CTACAAACAGATATCCAGCTGGCTGACGTACAGTGGTCTGCGGGACCAGAACATCCAGAACTCCGTTCAGAAGCGCTCTTTGAAGACCATCATCACCCACCCAAAATACGACTCAATGACCTACGATTATGACATCTCAGTGCTAGAACTGAGCGATCCATTGAACTTCACCAACACCGTGCATCCCATCTGCCTTCCAGCATCGACTCACGTCTTCTGGGCCGGGAGTTCCTGCTTTGTTACGGGCTGGGGCACACTCCGAGAAGACG GAAATGTTGCACAAATCTTGCAGAAAGCAGAAGTAAAGGTGATTAATGATACAGTATGCAACATGGTGACTGAAGGTCAGGTGACCTCTAGAATGATGTGTAGCGGCTACCTCACTGGAGGAGTGGACGCTTGTCAG GGAGACTCCGGCGGTCCTCTTGTATGTCGTTCCGATGTTGGCAAATGGTTCCAGGCTGGAATAGTGAGCTGGGGAGAAGGCTGCGCTCGGCGGAACAAGCCTGGTGTCTACACACGTGTCACCAAACTGCGGGACTGGATCCGTGAAATCACAACCATATAG
- the LOC132107785 gene encoding suppressor of tumorigenicity 14 protein homolog isoform X3, producing MAPARKRGIAVGVFIALLVVAAVVGFLVWLFVVRSKELEKEALRKRSSSTLVYSGQMKLLKPEYSPVYENLDSAEFQQVARELEGIMNDTFTRDPLLSKYYTKSVITGFSEGTLAYHWSQFDVPEADQEIVQELTEERVVEALRRSIQQEGRHVGSIAVSASNITASFTDPRMARDPRSKTCFYSLMADTTNKEFTSPGHPGRYPANSRCQWQIRAPKGYAIIVKFRTFHTEDDCANDYVAIYDSLSPDNTHIITKQCGLRPPTNPLEVVSSGNLMLVNLITDKVQKPGFIAVYTAIPAIAAGSCGASLTAPTGNFTSPHFPSFYPPLVDCSWNIKVLDGRKIKLEFNMFRVKELGVDTSICQKDFIEVLGKKYCGEKGILVLSSTTNTLEVKFHSDESYTDKGFMIIYSSFDPVNPCPGQFACTSGYCLKKEQHCDGWSDCEDMSDEKNCSCENEQFTCRNGLCRPQFFVCDRANDCGDNSDEEHCDCGRAEERCGDGTCIPQELKCDGKNDCADGSDEVSCVSSAVICNEFSFKCKDSNCVSKVNAECDRDVDCSDGSDEQGCDCGVRPYKHNRIVGGQNADVGEWPWQVSLHFQTSGHVCGASIISNNWLLSAAHCFIQSDPAYKQISSWLTYSGLRDQNIQNSVQKRSLKTIITHPKYDSMTYDYDISVLELSDPLNFTNTVHPICLPASTHVFWAGSSCFVTGWGTLREDGNVAQILQKAEVKVINDTVCNMVTEGQVTSRMMCSGYLTGGVDACQGDSGGPLVCRSDVGKWFQAGIVSWGEGCARRNKPGVYTRVTKLRDWIREITTI from the exons ATGGCACCGGCACGGAAGAGGGGCATTGCCGTGGGGGTTTTCATTGCCCTGTTGGTAGTGGCTGCAGTGGTCGGATTTCTTGTGTGGCTCTTTGTTG TCAGGAGCAAAGAGTTGGAAAAGGAGGCCTTACGTAAACGCAGCTCATCCACACTGGTTTACAGCGGACAAATGAAGCTTCTCAAACCCGAGTACAGCCCAGTATACGAGAATCTTGACAGTGCAGAATTCCAACAAGTGGCAAGGGAGTTGGAAGGAATT atgaacgATACATTCACCAGAGATCCTCTCCTTTCCAAATACTATACCAAGTCTGTCATCACTGGCTTCAG TGAAGGAACCTTAGCGTATCATTGGTCTCAATTTGACGTTCCTGAGGCGGACCAAGAGATCGTCCAAGAGCTGACAGAGGAGCGCGTGGTCGAGGCTCTGCGGAGGAGCATCCAGCAGGAGGGCAGACATGTCGGGAGCATTGCAGTCTCTGCCAGCAACATCACTGCTTCAT tcaCAGACCCTCGGATGGCCAGGGACCCCAGATCCA AGACCTGCTTTTACAGTCTCATGGCTGACACCACCAACAAAGAATTTACATCTCCGGGACACCCTGGGAGATACCCAGCTAACTCCCGATGCCAGTGGCAGATCCGCGCTCCTAAAGGTTACGCCATCATTGTCAAGTTCAGGACCTTCCACACAGAGGATGACTGTGCCAATGATTATGTAGCCATCTATGACTCGCTCAGTCCTGACAACACGCATATTATCACAAA acagtgtggacTTCGACCTCCTACAAATCCCCTTGAGGTAGTTTCTTCTGGTAACCTCATGCTCGTCAACCTAATCACAGATAAGGTCCAGAAACCTGGATTCATAGCGGTTTACACTGCCATTCCCGCTATAGCTG CAGGGAGCTGTGGAGCATCTCTGACTGCACCCACTGGAAACTTCACCTCTCCTCATTTTCCTAGTTTCTATCCTCCTTTGGTGGACTGCAGCTGGAATATCAAA GTCCTTGATGGCAGAAAGATAAAGCTTGAGTTCAATATGTTCCGTGTGAAGGAGCTGGGGGTGGACACTAGCATCTGTCAGAAAGACTTCATAGAGGTGTTGGGTAAAAA GTATTGTGGAGAGAAAGGCATACTTGTTCTCTCTAGCACCACCAATACCTTGGAAGTGAAGTTCCATTCAGATGAATCCTACACTGATAAGGGTTTCATGATCATTTACTCCTCCTTTGACCCTGTAAACC CTTGCCCTGGTCAGTTTGCGTGCACCTCTGGCTACTGCTTAAAAAAAGAGCAACACTGTGATGGGTGGAGCGACTGCGAAGACATGAGTGATGAGAAAAACTGCA GCTGTGAAAACGAACAGTTCACTTGCAGAAATGGCCTGTGTAGGCCTCAGTTCTTTGTGTGTGACAGAGCAAATGACTGTGGTGACAATAGTGATGAGGAACATTGTG ATTGTGGCAGAGCTGAGGAAAGGTGCGGGGATGGCACCTGCATCCCTCAAGAATTAAAATGCGATGGGAAAAATGACTGTGCGGATGGCAGTGATGAGGTCTCATGTGTATCAT CGGCTGTTATCTGCAATGAATTCTCCTTCAAGTGTAAAGACAGCAATTGTGTGAGCAAAGTGAATGCAGAGTGTGATCGTGATGTGGACTGCTCAGATGGTTCGGATGAGCAGGGTTGTG ACTGTGGAGTCCGGCCATACAAGCACAACCGTATTGTGGGTGGGCAGAACGCAGATGTGGGTGAATGGCCGTGGCAGGTCAGTCTACATTTCCAGACCAGCGGACACGTTTGCGGCGCATCCATCATCTCCAACAATTGGCTGCTGTCCGCTGCCCACTGCTTCATCCAGTCTGATCCAGC CTACAAACAGATATCCAGCTGGCTGACGTACAGTGGTCTGCGGGACCAGAACATCCAGAACTCCGTTCAGAAGCGCTCTTTGAAGACCATCATCACCCACCCAAAATACGACTCAATGACCTACGATTATGACATCTCAGTGCTAGAACTGAGCGATCCATTGAACTTCACCAACACCGTGCATCCCATCTGCCTTCCAGCATCGACTCACGTCTTCTGGGCCGGGAGTTCCTGCTTTGTTACGGGCTGGGGCACACTCCGAGAAGACG GAAATGTTGCACAAATCTTGCAGAAAGCAGAAGTAAAGGTGATTAATGATACAGTATGCAACATGGTGACTGAAGGTCAGGTGACCTCTAGAATGATGTGTAGCGGCTACCTCACTGGAGGAGTGGACGCTTGTCAG GGAGACTCCGGCGGTCCTCTTGTATGTCGTTCCGATGTTGGCAAATGGTTCCAGGCTGGAATAGTGAGCTGGGGAGAAGGCTGCGCTCGGCGGAACAAGCCTGGTGTCTACACACGTGTCACCAAACTGCGGGACTGGATCCGTGAAATCACAACCATATAG